A window from Ovis canadensis isolate MfBH-ARS-UI-01 breed Bighorn chromosome 4, ARS-UI_OviCan_v2, whole genome shotgun sequence encodes these proteins:
- the PRRT4 gene encoding proline-rich transmembrane protein 4 isoform X1, whose translation MAGYGYLGLGLFCWVLLAVPVGPQPASSVPGAPLTTLTPPPQSEASMLSLNLGLNFKFHLRGPAAVWGNPVTETQALSPRPSREPKEEAANGLRTDPLWELLVGSLGNSPPEWGSAEGSSTPWASSPALESASLLSRPADRPTAPYRPGMGTVTWDTALTATAPPSSAPRLRQSELELKFDVALRAGAAPTLGHRTLPLLPSLRASLAEIAGRLGPFGFFGTTVSPLRNLSGPSPPGPITSPGSASGVSDSPGFFGTTLSPPPSPQERKLPSPRPLEPAASLSSALIATASLESTTPTSGLDDPSPASLGNLSVHRECGPGSCSIRELPEREGQPPAAPLPLFFLTLEADWAEAKARWGLAWEAHVYGVGALFGLVALLALLALALLPWRCPPGAPCLALLDMLLLSAGTTRAFPLFYDAYGHRDRLPALAWLLLQDLPLPCLAAGLGLACLLLARPRPPRCPAGLAALLLLGLGLAAAAALGSAAHRPLRALRLASRGLHAFLAALLSGLLLALSCWGGRRRRAGAPLGGAGFKGATPLPQARSPFGPRESWRRAARTAPVAGTFGLLSGALQGYEVLHALGYGGQPGLEGPWPWWAFQLGLRLGEVGVALPLALLGLYPALCSPRVPPRCWAKLFRLSPSHAAPLLPGGWVTGAPDKKPLGSAIARGDAELLQLCALAGPGPDLLLQGAGCQSFDGAAAHPAPSPASSPCSDDTVDFRPPSPINLRRSIEEALCSEALLAPGLFHVPAFGEALPSLGVYRTASLGAQTGAGPIGRSGEAPGSPAPRELPSPGTWPAGSSASSGSLCGLSRDSSSVLLCSSPDRAPRCPLVCVLSPPRPSGSSPSLPASGSYQALSPPSRDSPEPAPELQAEEALLQEQFLDACRQIDELSMGSDTIDL comes from the exons ATGGCAGGGTACGGCTATCTGGGGCTGGGGCTGTTCTGCTGGGTCCTGCTTGCTGTTCCTGTGGGCCCCCAGCctgcctcctctgtcccaggggcCCCTCTCACCACTTTGACCCCCCCGCCCCAGAGTGAGGCCTCTATGCTCTCTCTCAACCTGGGACTTAACTTCAAATTCCACCTTCGGGGACCGGCTGCTGTCTGGGGGAACCCTGTCACGGAGACCCAGGCACTTTCTCCCAGGCCGAGCCGGGAGCCCAAGGAAGAGGCAGCCAATGGGCTGAGGACTGACCCGCTTTGGGAACTGCTGGTGGGCTCTCTCGGAAACTCCCCCCCAGAGTGGGGCTCTGCAGAAGGCAGCTCTACTCCGTGGGCCTCCTCCCCAGCTCTAGAGTCCGCATCCCTCCTCTCGCGGCCCGCTGACAGGCCCACTGCACCCTATCGGCCCGGGATGGGCACTGTGACCTGGGACACTGCTCTGACAGCCACAGCCCCTCCATCCAGTGCTCCCAGGCTCCGCCAGAGTGAGCTGGAGCTGAAGTTTGATGTGGCACTGAGAGCAGGTGCAGCCCCTACGCTCGGGCATCGAACGCTGCCCCTGCTGCCCAGCCTGCGGGCCAGCCTGGCAGAGATTGCTGGGCGCCTGGGACCCTTTG GGTTCTTTGGCACTACAGTGTCCCCGCTCCGGAACTTATCAGGCCCAAGCCCCCCAGGCCCAATTACATCCCCAGGCTCTGCCTCTGGAGTTTCAGATTCTCCAG GATTCTTTGGCACCACTCTGTCCCCGCCCCCATCCCCCCAGGAAAGAAAGCTCCCAAGTCCAAGGCCACTGGAACCAGCTGCTTCTCTAAGCTCTGCTTTAATTGCAACAGCATCACTAG AGtccaccacccccacctctggcCTGGACGACCCCTCTCCTGCCAGCCTTGGGAACCTTTCAGTGCACCGAGAGTGTGGGCCAGGGTCCTGCAGTATCAGAGAGCTGCCTGAACGCGAGGGGCAGCCGCCTGCGGCCCCCCTGCCCCTCTTCTTCCTGACGCTGGAGGCCGACTGGGCAGAGGCCAAGGCTCGCTGGGGTCTGGCCTGGGAGGCCCACGTGTACGGGGTAGGCGCGCTCTTCGGCCTGGTGGCCCTGCTGGCGCTGCTGGCGCTGGCCCTCCTGCCCTGGCGCTGCCCGCCCGGCGCCCCCTGCCTGGCGCTGCTGGACATGCTCCTGCTCTCGGCCGGGACCACGCGGGCCTTCCCGCTCTTCTACGACGCCTACGGGCACCGCGATCGGCTGCCGGCGCTGGCTTGGCTGCTGCTGCAGGACCTCCCGCTGCCCTGCCTGGCCGCCGGCCTGGGCCTGGCCTGCCTGCTGCTGGCCCGGCCGCGCCCGCCGCGCTGCCCCGCCGGCCTGGCCGCGCTGCTGCTCCTGGGGTTGGGGCTGGCGGCTGCCGCCGCCCTTGGGAGCGCCGCCCACCGCCCGCTGCGGGCTCTGCGGCTCGCCTCCCGTGGGCTGCACGCCTTCCTCGCCGCCCTTCTTTCCGGGCTCCTGCTGGCGCTCTCCTGCTGggggggccggcggcggcgggCTGGAGCGCCCCTGGGAGGGGCCGGCTTCAAGGGCGCCACGCCTCTCCCGCAGGCGCGCAGCCCCTTCGGCCCGCGTGAGTCCTGGCGGCGCGCGGCGCGCACGGCCCCGGTGGCGGGCACCTTTGGGCTGCTGAGCGGAGCTCTGCAGGGCTACGAGGTGCTGCACGCCCTGGGCTACGGCGGCCAACCTGGCCTGGAGGGGCCCTGGCCCTGGTGGGCCTTCCAGCTGGGCCTGCGCCTCGGCGAGGTGGGCGTCGCGCTCCCGTTGGCGCTGCTGGGCCTCTACCCGGCGCTCTGCAGTCCCCGCGTGCCGCCGCGCTGCTGGGCCAAGCTCTTCCGCCTGTCCCCCAGCCACGCTGCCCCGCTGCTGCCCGGAGGCTGGGTCACCGGGGCCCCGGACAAGAAGCCGCTGGGGAGCGCCATCGCGCGTGGCGACGCGGAACTGCTGCAGCTGTGCGCCCTGGCTGGACCGGGCCCcgacctcctcctccagggagcaggCTGCCAGAGCTTCGACGGCGCGGCCGCCCACCCGGCGCCTTCCCCGGCCTCATCTCCCTGCAGCGATGACACAGTGGACTTCCGCCCGCCCTCCCCCATCAACCTGCGGCGCAGCATCGAGGAGGCCCTCTGCAGCGAAGCCCTGCTGGCGCCCGGCCTCTTCCATGTCCCTGCCTTCGGGGAAGCTCTGCCTAGCCTCGGCGTCTACCGCACCGCCTCGCTGGGGGCTCAGACCGGGGCCGGCCCCATTGGGAGGTCTGGGGAGGCCCCTGGCTCCCCGGCGCCCCGCGAGCTCCCCTCTCCCGGGACCTGGCCCGCGGGCAGCAGCGCCTCCTCCGGCTCGCTGTGCGGACTCTCGCGGGACAGCTCGTCCGTGCTCCTGTGCTCCAGCCCGGACAGGGCCCCGCGCTGTCCCCTGGTCTGCGTCCTCAGTCCCCCGCGGCCCTCAGGAAGCAGCCCCAGCCTCCCGGCCTCAGGATCCTACCAGGCTCTGTCCCCACCCTCCCGCGACTCCCCAGAACCTGCTCCTGAGCTGCAGGCCGAAGAGGCCTTGCTGCAGGAGCAATTTCTGGACGCCTGCCGACAGATTGACGAGCTGAGCATGGGCAGCGACACCATAGACCTGTGA
- the PRRT4 gene encoding proline-rich transmembrane protein 4 isoform X2 codes for MAGYGYLGLGLFCWVLLAVPVGPQPASSVPGAPLTTLTPPPQSEASMLSLNLGLNFKFHLRGPAAVWGNPVTETQALSPRPSREPKEEAANGLRTDPLWELLVGSLGNSPPEWGSAEGSSTPWASSPALESASLLSRPADRPTAPYRPGMGTVTWDTALTATAPPSSAPRLRQSELELKFDVALRAGAAPTLGHRTLPLLPSLRASLAEIAGRLGPFGFFGTTVSPLRNLSGPSPPGPITSPGSASGVSDSPGFFGTTLSPPPSPQERKLPSPRPLEPAASLSSALIATASLAMTQWTSARPPPSTCGAASRRPSAAKPCWRPASSMSLPSGKLCLASASTAPPRWGLRPGPAPLGGLGRPLAPRRPASSPLPGPGPRAAAPPPARCADSRGTARPCSCAPARTGPRAVPWSASSVPRGPQEAAPASRPQDPTRLCPHPPATPQNLLLSCRPKRPCCRSNFWTPADRLTS; via the exons ATGGCAGGGTACGGCTATCTGGGGCTGGGGCTGTTCTGCTGGGTCCTGCTTGCTGTTCCTGTGGGCCCCCAGCctgcctcctctgtcccaggggcCCCTCTCACCACTTTGACCCCCCCGCCCCAGAGTGAGGCCTCTATGCTCTCTCTCAACCTGGGACTTAACTTCAAATTCCACCTTCGGGGACCGGCTGCTGTCTGGGGGAACCCTGTCACGGAGACCCAGGCACTTTCTCCCAGGCCGAGCCGGGAGCCCAAGGAAGAGGCAGCCAATGGGCTGAGGACTGACCCGCTTTGGGAACTGCTGGTGGGCTCTCTCGGAAACTCCCCCCCAGAGTGGGGCTCTGCAGAAGGCAGCTCTACTCCGTGGGCCTCCTCCCCAGCTCTAGAGTCCGCATCCCTCCTCTCGCGGCCCGCTGACAGGCCCACTGCACCCTATCGGCCCGGGATGGGCACTGTGACCTGGGACACTGCTCTGACAGCCACAGCCCCTCCATCCAGTGCTCCCAGGCTCCGCCAGAGTGAGCTGGAGCTGAAGTTTGATGTGGCACTGAGAGCAGGTGCAGCCCCTACGCTCGGGCATCGAACGCTGCCCCTGCTGCCCAGCCTGCGGGCCAGCCTGGCAGAGATTGCTGGGCGCCTGGGACCCTTTG GGTTCTTTGGCACTACAGTGTCCCCGCTCCGGAACTTATCAGGCCCAAGCCCCCCAGGCCCAATTACATCCCCAGGCTCTGCCTCTGGAGTTTCAGATTCTCCAG GATTCTTTGGCACCACTCTGTCCCCGCCCCCATCCCCCCAGGAAAGAAAGCTCCCAAGTCCAAGGCCACTGGAACCAGCTGCTTCTCTAAGCTCTGCTTTAATTGCAACAGCATCACTAG CGATGACACAGTGGACTTCCGCCCGCCCTCCCCCATCAACCTGCGGCGCAGCATCGAGGAGGCCCTCTGCAGCGAAGCCCTGCTGGCGCCCGGCCTCTTCCATGTCCCTGCCTTCGGGGAAGCTCTGCCTAGCCTCGGCGTCTACCGCACCGCCTCGCTGGGGGCTCAGACCGGGGCCGGCCCCATTGGGAGGTCTGGGGAGGCCCCTGGCTCCCCGGCGCCCCGCGAGCTCCCCTCTCCCGGGACCTGGCCCGCGGGCAGCAGCGCCTCCTCCGGCTCGCTGTGCGGACTCTCGCGGGACAGCTCGTCCGTGCTCCTGTGCTCCAGCCCGGACAGGGCCCCGCGCTGTCCCCTGGTCTGCGTCCTCAGTCCCCCGCGGCCCTCAGGAAGCAGCCCCAGCCTCCCGGCCTCAGGATCCTACCAGGCTCTGTCCCCACCCTCCCGCGACTCCCCAGAACCTGCTCCTGAGCTGCAGGCCGAAGAGGCCTTGCTGCAGGAGCAATTTCTGGACGCCTGCCGACAGATTGACGAGCTGA